One segment of Ricinus communis isolate WT05 ecotype wild-type chromosome 8, ASM1957865v1, whole genome shotgun sequence DNA contains the following:
- the LOC8273761 gene encoding ATP-dependent 6-phosphofructokinase 3 isoform X1, which translates to MDTISSSASLSTPRFRCFDPTNSFHATHNHSHRPYFFTTSFSSSSNNSSTICTTGDDSTKESMRKSEPKTVAGPAGYVLEDVPHFTDYISDLPTYPNPLQDNPAYSVVKQYFVNADDTVAQKIVVQKESPRGTHFRRAGPRQKVYFDSDEVHACIVTCGGLCPGLNTVIRELVCGLHDMYGVNRILGIEGGYKGFYARNTILLTPKVVNDIHKRGGTILGTSRGGYDTSKIVDSIQDRGINQVYIIGGDGTQRGASVIFEEIRRRGLKVAVVGIPKTIDNDIPVIDKSFGFDTAVEEAQRAINAAHVEAESFENGIGVVKLMGRYSGFIAMFATLASRDVDCCLIPESPFYLEGPGGLFEYIRKRLKEHAHMVIVIAEGAGQELLSESMRTMDKQDASGNRLLQDVGLWISQKIKDHFSQDQKMNITLKYIDPTYMIRAVPSNASDNVYCTLLAHSAIHGAMAGYTGFTVGPVNGRHSHIPFHRVNERRNKVVITDRMWARLLSSTNQPSFLDPMHVIEDKLEEEPESPLLDGENHADTTTAE; encoded by the exons atggACACCATTTCTAGCTCTGCTTCACTCTCCACTCCACGATTTCGGTGCTTTGATCCTACAAATTCGTTTCATGCAACACATAATCATAGCCACAGGCCTTACTTCTTCACTACTAGCTTCTCCTCATCATCAAACAATTCTTCTACCATTTGTACTACTGGAGACGATTCTACAAAAGAAAGTATGAGAAAGTCTGAGCCTAAAACCGTTGCTGGCCCAGCTGGTTACGTTCTTGAAGATGTTCCTCATTTCACAGATTACATATCTGATCTCCCA ACATACCCCAACCCATTACAAGACAATCCTGCCTATTCAGTTGTGAA GCAGTATTTCGTTAACGCAGATGATACTGTAGCTCAAAAG ATTGTTGTACAAAAAGAGAGCCCAAGAGGAACACACTTCAGACGAGCAGGCCCTCGTCAAAAG GTGTACTTTGACTCAGATGAAGTGCATGCATGTATTGTAACCTGCGGGGGTCTATGTCCTGGTTTGAACACAGTGATTAGGGAATTAGTTTGTGGCTTGCATGATATGTATGGTGTCAACAGAATTCTTGGGATAGAG GGAGGATACAAGGGCTTTTATGCTAGGAATACAATTCTCCTGACTCCAAAGGTTGTAAATGATATCCATAAACGTGGGGGCACCATTCTTGGAACATCAAGAGGAGGGTATGATACCTCGAAGATAGTTGACAGCATTCAGGACCGAGGCATCAATCAG GTTTACATAATTGGAGGAGATGGAACTCAGAGGGGGGCTTCGGTGATTTTTGAG GAAATCAGAAGACGAGGCCTCAAAGTTGCTGTGGTTGGGATTCCAAAGACCATTGATAATGACATTCCG GTTATAGACAAGTCCTTTGGTTTCGATACTGCGGTTGAGGAGGCTCAGCGAGCAATTAATGCTGCACATGTTGAAGCAGAGAGCTTTGAGAATGGCATTGGTGTTGTCAAGTTAATGGGCCGGTATAGTG GATTTATAGCAATGTTTGCAACTCTTGCTAGCAGAGATGTAGACTGTTGCTTGATTCCAGAATCACCCTTCTACCTTGAGGGCCCTGGTGGACTGTTTGAATACATCAGAAAAAGACTGAAAGAACATGCTCACATGGTTATTGTGATTGCTGAAGGCGCCGGACAAGAGCTTCTTTCAGAAAGTATGCGAACCATGGACAAGCAGGATGCTTCAGGAAACAGGCTACTCCAAGATGTTGGTCTGTGGATTTCCCAAAAGATTAAG GATCACTTTTCACAAGACCAAAAGATGAATATCACTCTCAAATACATTG ATCCTACTTACATGATCCGTGCGGTTCCAAGCAATGCATCTGATAATGTCTACTGCACCCTACTAGCTCACAGTGCCATTCACGGTGCGATGGCAGGATATACAGGGTTCACAGTGGGACCTGTCAATGGAAGACACTCTCACATACCATTTCAT AGGGTGAATGAGAGAAGGAACAAGGTTGTGATTACAGATAGAATGTGGGCAAGGCTTCTTTCTTCAACAAATCAACCGAGCTTTCTGGATCCTATGCATGTCATTGAGGACAAATTAGAGGAAGAACCTGAGAGCCCATTACTAGATGGGGAGAATCACGCAGATACAACGACAGCTGAGTAA
- the LOC8273761 gene encoding ATP-dependent 6-phosphofructokinase 6 isoform X2: protein MDTISSSASLSTPRFRCFDPTNSFHATHNHSHRPYFFTTSFSSSSNNSSTICTTGDDSTKESMRKSEPKTVAGPAGYVLEDVPHFTDYISDLPTYPNPLQDNPAYSVVKQYFVNADDTVAQKIVVQKESPRGTHFRRAGPRQKVYFDSDEVHACIVTCGGLCPGLNTVIRELVCGLHDMYGVNRILGIEGGYKGFYARNTILLTPKVVNDIHKRGGTILGTSRGGYDTSKIVDSIQDRGINQVYIIGGDGTQRGASVIFEEIRRRGLKVAVVGIPKTIDNDIPVIDKSFGFDTAVEEAQRAINAAHVEAESFENGIGVVKLMGRYSGFIAMFATLASRDVDCCLIPESPFYLEGPGGLFEYIRKRLKEHAHMVIVIAEGAGQELLSESMRTMDKQDASGNRLLQDVGLWISQKIKDHFSQDQKMNITLKYIDPTYMIRAVPSNASDNVYCTLLAHSAIHGAMAGYTGFTVGPVNGRHSHIPFHILYFPCIFSRDGIHAEGE from the exons atggACACCATTTCTAGCTCTGCTTCACTCTCCACTCCACGATTTCGGTGCTTTGATCCTACAAATTCGTTTCATGCAACACATAATCATAGCCACAGGCCTTACTTCTTCACTACTAGCTTCTCCTCATCATCAAACAATTCTTCTACCATTTGTACTACTGGAGACGATTCTACAAAAGAAAGTATGAGAAAGTCTGAGCCTAAAACCGTTGCTGGCCCAGCTGGTTACGTTCTTGAAGATGTTCCTCATTTCACAGATTACATATCTGATCTCCCA ACATACCCCAACCCATTACAAGACAATCCTGCCTATTCAGTTGTGAA GCAGTATTTCGTTAACGCAGATGATACTGTAGCTCAAAAG ATTGTTGTACAAAAAGAGAGCCCAAGAGGAACACACTTCAGACGAGCAGGCCCTCGTCAAAAG GTGTACTTTGACTCAGATGAAGTGCATGCATGTATTGTAACCTGCGGGGGTCTATGTCCTGGTTTGAACACAGTGATTAGGGAATTAGTTTGTGGCTTGCATGATATGTATGGTGTCAACAGAATTCTTGGGATAGAG GGAGGATACAAGGGCTTTTATGCTAGGAATACAATTCTCCTGACTCCAAAGGTTGTAAATGATATCCATAAACGTGGGGGCACCATTCTTGGAACATCAAGAGGAGGGTATGATACCTCGAAGATAGTTGACAGCATTCAGGACCGAGGCATCAATCAG GTTTACATAATTGGAGGAGATGGAACTCAGAGGGGGGCTTCGGTGATTTTTGAG GAAATCAGAAGACGAGGCCTCAAAGTTGCTGTGGTTGGGATTCCAAAGACCATTGATAATGACATTCCG GTTATAGACAAGTCCTTTGGTTTCGATACTGCGGTTGAGGAGGCTCAGCGAGCAATTAATGCTGCACATGTTGAAGCAGAGAGCTTTGAGAATGGCATTGGTGTTGTCAAGTTAATGGGCCGGTATAGTG GATTTATAGCAATGTTTGCAACTCTTGCTAGCAGAGATGTAGACTGTTGCTTGATTCCAGAATCACCCTTCTACCTTGAGGGCCCTGGTGGACTGTTTGAATACATCAGAAAAAGACTGAAAGAACATGCTCACATGGTTATTGTGATTGCTGAAGGCGCCGGACAAGAGCTTCTTTCAGAAAGTATGCGAACCATGGACAAGCAGGATGCTTCAGGAAACAGGCTACTCCAAGATGTTGGTCTGTGGATTTCCCAAAAGATTAAG GATCACTTTTCACAAGACCAAAAGATGAATATCACTCTCAAATACATTG ATCCTACTTACATGATCCGTGCGGTTCCAAGCAATGCATCTGATAATGTCTACTGCACCCTACTAGCTCACAGTGCCATTCACGGTGCGATGGCAGGATATACAGGGTTCACAGTGGGACCTGTCAATGGAAGACACTCTCACATACCATTTCAT ATTCTATATTTCCCATGTATCTTTTCTCGTGATGGTATTCATGCAGAGGGTGAATGA